One stretch of Scophthalmus maximus strain ysfricsl-2021 chromosome 12, ASM2237912v1, whole genome shotgun sequence DNA includes these proteins:
- the LOC118290624 gene encoding cyclin-dependent kinase inhibitor 1B, translating into MCIKMSDVRLSNASPTLERVDARQPEDTLRPPVRRNLFGRPDPGEIRRNVAAAVRDDVQAFRERYNFDPVEHRPLAPRNYEWQEDSSPPEFYLRAAHGSRRPDAAERSERRPDAQPAPGRPEKRRSGASGRCSDECQNKRLHTDEDDDKEEKYDDDEDDDEDQPGGAGSRAPKAADEERRRPRGPGDGAEVQ; encoded by the exons ATGTGCATCAAAATGTCAGATGTTCGCCTTTCTAATGCGAGCCCCACATTGGAGAGGGTGGACGCGCGGCAGCCGGAGGACACCCTCAGACCCCCGGTGCGCAGGAACCTCTTCGGCAGACCCGACCCGGGGGAGATACGGAGGAATGTGGCGGCCGCCGTGCGGGACGACGTGCAGGCGTTCCGGGAGCGGTACAACTTCGACCCGGTGGAACACAGACCGCTGGCGCCGCGCAACTACGAGTGGCAGGAGGACAGCAGCCCGCCGGAGTTCTACCTCCGAGCGGCCCACGGGAGCCGGCGGCCCGACGCCGCGGAGAGGAGCGAGCGGCGGCCCGACGCCCAGCCGGCCCCGGGCCGGCCGGAGAAACGGCGCTCGGGAGCTTCAG GTCGCTGCTCCGACGAGTGTCAGAACAAGAGGTTGCATACCGACGAAGATgatgataaagaagaaaaatatgatgatgatgaagatgatgatgaagaccaGCCGGGCGGCGCGGGGAGTCGGGCGCCGAAAGCCgcggacgaggagaggaggagacccaGAGGGCCCGGGGACGGTGCAGAGgtccagtga